The following coding sequences lie in one Spinacia oleracea cultivar Varoflay chromosome 1, BTI_SOV_V1, whole genome shotgun sequence genomic window:
- the LOC110779422 gene encoding non-specific lipid-transfer protein 2, translating to MANKNVAALALLAVVVVAVLLAEAPVTEAACSPVQLSPCAPAIMSNKPPSGACCGRLRQQKPCLCGYLRNPTLKRYINSPGAKRVASTCKVSVRC from the coding sequence ATGGCCAATAAGAATGTGGCTGCCCTTGCCCTACTAGCCGTGGTTGTCGTGGCGGTGCTACTGGCTGAGGCACCGGTGACAGAGGCGGCTTGTAGTCCGGTGCAACTAAGCCCTTGTGCACCAGCAATCATGTCCAACAAACCACCATCAGGGGCATGTTGTGGAAGATTAAGGCAACAAAAGCCTTGTCTTTGTGGTTACTTAAGAAACCCCACTCTTAAGCGTTACATTAATTCCCCTGGTGCTAAGCGTGTGGCTTCAACCTGTAAAGTCAGCGTTAGATGCTAA
- the LOC130466148 gene encoding uncharacterized protein codes for MISGSLLTLSGQVVQQVLKSKSRDRVVGFGGGIKLKDVRGPQPSRVELQTKLNVANKQNEVLANCMEEVQAENNEMKERVILVESRMKMFQDALVSQLNVTIPTSQAGSEMQK; via the exons ATGATTTCAGGGTCTTTGCTTACCTTATCTGGGCAG GTAGTACAACAAGTTTTGAAATCAAAATCTCGAGATCGGGTTGTAGGTTTTGGAGGAGGAATAAAGCTTAAAGATGTAAGGGGACCACAACCCAGTAGAGTAGAGCTTCAAACTAAATTGAATGTTGCCAACAAACAGAATGAAGTTCTTGCAAATTGCATGGAGGAAGTACAAGCCGAGAACAATGAAATGAAGGAACGTGTTATCTTGGTTGAGTCTAGAATGAAAATGTTTCAAGATGCATTGGTGTCGCAACTTAATGTTACTATTCCAACTTCACAAGCTGGATCAGAAATGCAAAAATAG